Below is a window of Ralstonia pickettii DNA.
TCCAGCACGGTTTCGAGGCGGAACGGCTTGTTCATGGTGGTCATCGGTAGACCCTCCAGCTTCCCGTTACATCAACCCATCGGACGCAAACCCGGCGGCTTTAGCCTTCGGCTTGCGCAACGCTTGCGGCTTCACAGTGTCAAGCGGCCGCATCACGCCAGCACTCCCTGCATTTTTTCCAGCGTGTGCTCGCGGCTTTCGTTCTCGAACATGCCCTGCTGCAGGAACGCTTCCATGTCGGGGTAGCGCGCGATGGCCTGGTCGGTCACCGGGTCGCTGCCACGTGCATAGGCGCCCACGGCGATCAGGTCGCGGTTGCGCTGGTAGCGGGCGTAGAGCTGCTTGAAGCGGCGGGCCGTGTCGAGCTGCTCGCGCGGCACGATGGCCGACATCACACGGCTGATCGACTGCTCGATATCGATGGCCGGGTAGTGGCCCTGCTCGGCCAGCTTGCGCGAGAGCACAAAGTGGCCGTCCAGGATGGCGCGCGCCGCATCGGCAATCGGGTCCTGCTGGTCATCGCCTTCGGCCAGCACGGTGTAGAACGCGGTGATGGAGCCGCCGCGGCCGTTGGCATCGACCATGCCGTTGCCGGCACGCTCCACCAGCGCGGGCAGCTTGGCAAACGCCGAGGGCGGATAGCCCTTGGTGGCTGGCGGCTCGCCGATGGCCAGGGCGATCTCGCGTTGCGCCATCGCATAACGTGTGAGCGAATCGACGATCAGCAGCACGTTGCAGCCGCGGTCGCGGAAGTATTCGGCAATCGTGTGGGCGTAAGCGGCGCCCTGCAGGCGCATCAGCGGCGAGGTGTCGGCGGGCGCCGCCACCACGGCCGAGCGTGCCAGGCCTTCGTCACCAAGAATCTCGTCGATGAATTCCTTGACTTCGCGGCCGCGTTCGCCGATCAGGCCCACGACCACGACGTCGGCCTCCGTGTAGCGGGCCATCATGCCCAGCAGCACGCTCTTACCCACGCCCGAGCCGGCAAACAGCCCCAGACGCTGGCCTTGGCCAACGGTCAGCAGGCCATTGATGGCGCGCACGCCCACGTCGAGCACATGCTCGATCGGCTTGCGCTTGAGCGGGTTCAGCGGCGCCGGGTTCAACGTGCCCCAGGCCAGGTCTTCATGCGCGCCCAGCGGCCCCTTGCCGTCGAGCGGTTCGCCGTTGGCGTCCACCACGCGGCCCAGCAGGCGCGGGCCCACGGGCAGGAATTTGCTGTGCGAAATGGTCGGGTCGGCGCCGTCCTCACTCGACACGGGCAGACGTTGCGGCTCCAGCGGGAACACGCGCGCACCGGGCACCACGCCCACCAGATCCGTTTGCGGCATCAGGAAGGCGCGCTCTTCGGCAAAACCCACCACTTCGGCCAGCACGTGGCGGCCGTGCGGGAGTTCCACGCGGCAGGCGCTGCCCACCGGCAGCTTCAGGCCAACGGCTTCCATGACCAAGCCTGCGACACGCGTGAGCTTGCCGCACGTCACCACCGGGCGCGCCAGACGCGCACGCTGCGCGGTCTGCTGCAGGTGGGTTTGCCACACGCGCAGGTTCGGATTGTCGGCGGCGGGCTGCACGGTCTCAGGCGACATGGAGTGCGCCTCCTGCAACGCGTTCTGCTTCAGAGCGCTCGCTGGCAAGCCACGCGGTGTCGCGGCCCAAAGCACGGGTCAGTTCGGCCCAGCGGGTTTGCAGCGTGGCATCGGTTTCGCCAAAGCGGGTCTGCACGCGGCAGCCGCCGCGCTCGATGGCGGCATCGACGACGAGCGTCCAGCCGGCGGCGGCCAGCTCGGTGCCCAGCGTCTGGCGGATCAGCTCAGCGTCATCGGTATGCACGCGCAGCATGGCGGGTGCCGGTGCGGTGGGCGCATCGCCCAGCACTTCGCGAATCAACGGCAGGATGCGCTCGGGCTGCGCACGCAGCGCACCGTGCAGAAACTGCTGCGCGAGTTGCAGCGCCAGATCAACCAGCTCTTCGGCAACGCTGCCGTTCAGTTGGTCGATCGCTTCGCGCACGGATTGCATCAGCGTGGCGATGTGCTTTGAATCTTCCTCGCCCTGGCGGCGGCCTTGTTCAAAGCCATCCTGAAAGCCTTGCGCAAACCCATCGCGGCGGCCTTCGTCGCGCGCAGTGGCAAGTTCGGCGTCCAGCGCGGCTTGCCATTCCTCTTCGGAAATCGGCGGCTCTTCGGGCTCAGGCGGAGGCGGCGGCG
It encodes the following:
- the fliH gene encoding flagellar assembly protein FliH is translated as MPRPPIIPRDTLVEYQPWEPTDFRRQAAEAAVAAEPPPPPPEPEEPPISEEEWQAALDAELATARDEGRRDGFAQGFQDGFEQGRRQGEEDSKHIATLMQSVREAIDQLNGSVAEELVDLALQLAQQFLHGALRAQPERILPLIREVLGDAPTAPAPAMLRVHTDDAELIRQTLGTELAAAGWTLVVDAAIERGGCRVQTRFGETDATLQTRWAELTRALGRDTAWLASERSEAERVAGGALHVA
- the fliI gene encoding flagellar protein export ATPase FliI is translated as MSPETVQPAADNPNLRVWQTHLQQTAQRARLARPVVTCGKLTRVAGLVMEAVGLKLPVGSACRVELPHGRHVLAEVVGFAEERAFLMPQTDLVGVVPGARVFPLEPQRLPVSSEDGADPTISHSKFLPVGPRLLGRVVDANGEPLDGKGPLGAHEDLAWGTLNPAPLNPLKRKPIEHVLDVGVRAINGLLTVGQGQRLGLFAGSGVGKSVLLGMMARYTEADVVVVGLIGERGREVKEFIDEILGDEGLARSAVVAAPADTSPLMRLQGAAYAHTIAEYFRDRGCNVLLIVDSLTRYAMAQREIALAIGEPPATKGYPPSAFAKLPALVERAGNGMVDANGRGGSITAFYTVLAEGDDQQDPIADAARAILDGHFVLSRKLAEQGHYPAIDIEQSISRVMSAIVPREQLDTARRFKQLYARYQRNRDLIAVGAYARGSDPVTDQAIARYPDMEAFLQQGMFENESREHTLEKMQGVLA